A genomic stretch from Aminobacter aminovorans includes:
- a CDS encoding asparaginase, with amino-acid sequence MANPVLVEVLRGDLVESVHRGAVAVVDGDGKQVWATGDTQQQVFPRSAVKAIQALPFVESGTADAYGFGDRELALACSSHSGEVAHAELANAMLARAGLEADALECGAHWPSNHGATIALARSGGSPSALHNNCSGKHSAFVCTCRHLGIAHQGYVRPEHRFQEMVRETMEAVTGARHDEANRGIDGCSIPTFAVPLQNLALGFARMVTGNGLGTERAQAARRLMSACMTEPFLVAGTDRADTELMQTAPGRIFVKVGAEGVFCAAVPELGLGIALKCDDGAGRAAEVMIAAVLARLLARDEALSGRMIKAANPVLKNWNGIEVASLRPTAAFG; translated from the coding sequence ATGGCAAATCCGGTTCTTGTCGAGGTGCTGCGCGGCGACCTCGTTGAAAGCGTGCATCGCGGCGCGGTCGCTGTCGTCGACGGCGATGGCAAGCAGGTCTGGGCCACAGGCGACACGCAGCAACAGGTGTTCCCACGCTCGGCGGTCAAGGCGATCCAGGCGCTGCCTTTCGTCGAAAGCGGCACGGCCGATGCGTATGGCTTCGGCGACCGTGAACTCGCGCTGGCCTGCTCCTCGCATTCAGGCGAGGTCGCTCATGCAGAGCTTGCCAACGCCATGCTCGCCAGGGCAGGCCTCGAGGCCGACGCGCTCGAATGTGGCGCGCATTGGCCTTCCAACCACGGCGCCACGATTGCGCTGGCGCGCAGTGGCGGATCGCCAAGCGCGCTGCACAACAATTGCTCGGGCAAGCATTCGGCCTTCGTCTGCACCTGCCGCCATCTCGGCATTGCGCATCAGGGCTATGTCAGGCCCGAGCATCGTTTTCAGGAAATGGTCCGGGAGACGATGGAAGCGGTGACAGGGGCCCGGCACGACGAGGCCAATCGCGGCATCGATGGCTGTTCGATCCCGACTTTTGCCGTACCGCTGCAAAACCTTGCTTTGGGGTTCGCGCGCATGGTCACCGGCAATGGCCTCGGCACCGAAAGGGCACAGGCGGCGCGCCGATTGATGTCGGCCTGCATGACTGAACCTTTTCTGGTGGCTGGAACCGACAGGGCCGATACGGAGTTGATGCAGACTGCACCCGGACGCATCTTCGTCAAGGTTGGCGCCGAAGGCGTGTTTTGCGCGGCCGTTCCCGAGCTTGGGCTCGGCATCGCGTTGAAATGCGACGATGGCGCGGGCAGGGCGGCCGAGGTCATGATCGCGGCGGTCCTTGCCAGGCTTTTGGCACGTGACGAAGCTCTGTCGGGTCGCATGATCAAGGCTGCCAATCCTGTGCTCAAAAACTGGAACGGCATCGAAGTTGCGTCGCTTCGGCCCACTGCTGCATTCGGCTGA
- a CDS encoding SDR family NAD(P)-dependent oxidoreductase, with translation MRHSAVVIGGASGIGLAVAERLVADGWPVAMIDGDAAALAAAADAIDNDDVVFIEADPTDEDNVAEAFDQVVDSLGLVGGLVAVASFDRCASAEDTSAEMLREALDINLVGPFIAAHAALERMGASLSIVNVGSVAGLRAHRGRLAIAASQAGLKLMSEVLALEVGNRGVRVNAVAAGPTEIEADGNGGGLAPRLMPQGRYAEPEEIAAAVAFLLSPEASYVNGHTLAVDGGFLAAALSGDRA, from the coding sequence ATGAGGCATTCGGCCGTTGTCATCGGCGGTGCGTCGGGCATCGGCCTTGCGGTGGCCGAGCGCCTGGTTGCCGATGGCTGGCCGGTGGCAATGATCGATGGCGATGCGGCGGCCCTTGCCGCTGCAGCAGACGCCATCGACAATGACGATGTCGTCTTCATCGAGGCCGATCCGACCGACGAGGACAATGTCGCCGAAGCGTTCGACCAGGTGGTCGACAGCCTCGGCCTCGTCGGCGGACTGGTCGCGGTGGCCAGCTTCGACCGTTGTGCAAGTGCCGAGGATACCAGCGCTGAAATGTTGCGCGAAGCGCTCGACATCAATCTGGTCGGGCCGTTCATCGCGGCCCATGCCGCGCTCGAACGGATGGGGGCTTCCTTGTCCATCGTCAATGTCGGCTCGGTCGCCGGCCTGCGCGCGCATCGCGGCAGGCTCGCCATCGCCGCCTCGCAGGCCGGGCTGAAATTGATGTCGGAAGTGCTGGCGCTGGAGGTCGGCAATCGCGGCGTTCGGGTCAATGCCGTCGCTGCCGGGCCTACCGAGATCGAGGCGGATGGCAATGGCGGCGGGCTTGCGCCACGCCTGATGCCGCAGGGGCGTTATGCCGAGCCCGAGGAGATCGCCGCCGCTGTCGCCTTCCTGCTTTCCCCGGAAGCGAGTTATGTCAACGGTCATACTCTTGCGGTGGATGGCGGATTCCTCGCCGCCGCGCTATCGGGTGACAGGGCATGA
- a CDS encoding acetyl-CoA acetyltransferase, translating to MTACIVGWAHSRFGKLEGETLESLITKVARDALEHAGIGPDDVDEIVLGHFNAGFSAQDFTASLVLQADDRLRFKPATRVENACATGSAAVRQGIRAVNGGSRIVLVVGAEQMTTTPGPEIGKNLLKASYLPEDGDTPAGFAGVFGKIAQAYFQRYGDQSDALAMIAAKNHKNGVDNPYAQMRKDFGFDFCRQESEKNPFVAGPLKRTDCSLVSDGAAALVLTDSTTALRMRRAVAFRANEHVQDFLPMSKRDILQFEGCEVAWNKALKQAGVSLDDLSFVETHDCFTIAELIEYEAMGLAPRGEGARIAMEGITAKDGRLPVNPSGGLKSKGHPIGATGVSMHVLTAMQLAGEAGGIQVKDAKLGGIFNMGGAAVANYVSILDRIR from the coding sequence ATGACCGCATGCATCGTGGGCTGGGCGCATTCGCGCTTCGGCAAGCTTGAAGGCGAAACGCTGGAAAGCCTGATCACCAAGGTTGCGCGCGACGCGCTCGAGCATGCCGGCATAGGGCCGGACGACGTCGATGAGATCGTGCTCGGCCATTTCAATGCCGGCTTCTCCGCCCAGGATTTCACCGCAAGCCTCGTCCTGCAGGCCGACGACCGTCTGCGCTTCAAGCCGGCGACACGGGTCGAAAACGCCTGCGCCACGGGATCGGCAGCGGTGCGGCAAGGCATCCGCGCCGTAAACGGCGGGTCGCGGATCGTGCTCGTGGTCGGCGCCGAGCAGATGACGACGACGCCCGGGCCCGAAATCGGCAAGAACCTGCTCAAGGCATCCTATCTGCCCGAGGACGGGGACACCCCGGCAGGCTTCGCCGGCGTGTTCGGCAAGATCGCCCAGGCCTATTTCCAGCGCTATGGCGACCAGTCGGACGCATTGGCGATGATTGCTGCCAAGAACCACAAGAATGGCGTCGACAATCCCTATGCCCAGATGCGCAAGGATTTCGGCTTCGACTTCTGCCGCCAGGAGAGCGAGAAGAACCCGTTTGTCGCTGGACCGCTCAAGCGCACCGACTGCTCGCTGGTTTCGGATGGGGCTGCGGCACTCGTCCTGACCGACAGCACCACCGCATTGCGCATGCGCCGCGCCGTTGCCTTCCGTGCCAACGAGCATGTGCAGGACTTCCTGCCGATGTCGAAGCGCGACATCCTGCAGTTCGAAGGCTGCGAGGTGGCCTGGAACAAGGCGCTGAAGCAGGCCGGCGTTTCGCTCGACGACCTGTCCTTCGTCGAGACCCATGACTGCTTCACCATCGCCGAGCTGATCGAATATGAGGCCATGGGCCTTGCGCCGCGCGGCGAGGGTGCCCGTATCGCCATGGAAGGCATCACCGCCAAGGACGGGCGCCTGCCGGTCAATCCCTCCGGCGGCCTCAAGTCGAAAGGGCACCCCATCGGTGCGACCGGCGTGTCGATGCACGTTCTGACCGCCATGCAGCTCGCCGGCGAGGCCGGCGGCATCCAGGTCAAGGATGCCAAGCTCGGCGGCATCTTCAACATGGGTGGTGCCGCGGTCGCCAACTACGTGTCGATCCTGGATCGCATCAGATGA
- the betI gene encoding transcriptional regulator BetI produces MPKVGMEPLRRKALIDATISAIGEHGTLDVTMSEIAGRAGVSSALAHHYFGAKDELLAATMRHLLSELLIDTTTALRQSETARARVSAVISVNFSDKQFRSETIAAWLAFYVEAQKSPALRRLLRVYAHRLHSNLMSGLTQLLPHPEAGRVAEATAALIDGLYIRRALRDGIPNAASAIALVEDYLESKLSQTGPAR; encoded by the coding sequence ATGCCCAAGGTCGGAATGGAGCCGCTGCGCCGCAAGGCGCTGATCGACGCGACGATCTCTGCGATCGGCGAGCACGGCACGCTCGACGTGACGATGTCGGAGATCGCCGGCCGCGCCGGCGTCTCATCCGCGCTGGCCCATCATTATTTCGGTGCCAAGGACGAACTGCTCGCCGCCACCATGCGGCACCTTCTGTCCGAGCTGCTGATCGACACGACCACGGCACTGCGTCAGTCAGAGACAGCCCGCGCCCGGGTCTCGGCCGTCATCTCGGTCAACTTCTCCGACAAGCAGTTCCGATCGGAAACGATCGCTGCCTGGCTCGCCTTTTATGTCGAGGCGCAGAAGTCACCGGCGCTGCGTCGCCTGCTGCGCGTCTACGCCCATCGCCTGCATTCGAACCTGATGAGCGGCCTGACGCAGTTGCTGCCGCATCCTGAGGCCGGGCGCGTCGCCGAAGCGACAGCCGCGCTGATCGACGGGCTCTACATTCGCCGGGCGTTGCGCGACGGCATCCCCAATGCTGCCTCGGCCATCGCGCTGGTCGAGGATTATCTCGAGTCCAAACTCTCGCAGACGGGACCTGCACGATGA
- the betC gene encoding choline-sulfatase produces MTGKPNILIVMVDQLAGTFFPDGPADFLHAPHLKALAARSARFKNNYTASPLCAPGRAAFMSGQLPSRTGVYDNAAEFTSSVPTFAHHLRAAGYHTVLSGKMHFVGPDQMHGFEERLTTDIYPADFGWTPDYRKPGERIDWWYHNLGSVTGAGTAEISNQMEYDDEVAFLAGQKLYDFARVSDQADRRSWCLTVSFTHPHDPYVARRQYWDLYDDCPALDPEVGFISAERQDPHSQRLYLASDYASFDITPEQVRRSRRGYFANISYIDDKLGELLSVLERTRMLDDTVILFCSDHGDMLGERGLWFKMCFYEGSARVPLMVAGKALSAGLIEAPTSNLDVLPTLCDLAGIDLSDIAPWTDGQSLLPLARGEQRSAPVLMEYAAEGSYAPLVAIRDGRFKFVHCEIDPPQLFDLESDPRELRNLATDPAHADLVVSFMARVRARWDMAGFDAAVRESQARRWVIYPALRNGAYYPWDFQPLQKASERYMRNHMDLNVLEERKRFPRGE; encoded by the coding sequence ATGACCGGGAAGCCCAACATCCTCATCGTCATGGTCGACCAATTGGCCGGCACGTTTTTCCCCGACGGCCCGGCCGACTTCCTGCACGCCCCGCATCTCAAGGCGCTGGCCGCACGCTCGGCCCGGTTCAAGAACAACTACACGGCGTCGCCGCTCTGCGCGCCGGGGCGGGCCGCCTTCATGTCCGGGCAGTTGCCATCGCGTACCGGCGTCTATGACAACGCCGCCGAGTTCACCTCGTCGGTTCCGACCTTCGCGCATCACCTGCGCGCCGCCGGCTACCACACCGTATTGTCGGGCAAGATGCACTTCGTCGGGCCGGACCAGATGCATGGTTTCGAGGAGCGGCTTACGACCGACATCTATCCGGCCGATTTCGGCTGGACGCCCGACTACCGCAAGCCCGGCGAACGCATCGACTGGTGGTACCACAACCTCGGCTCTGTCACCGGCGCAGGGACGGCCGAGATCAGCAACCAGATGGAGTATGACGACGAGGTCGCCTTCCTGGCAGGCCAGAAGCTCTACGACTTCGCCCGTGTCTCCGATCAGGCCGACCGCCGGTCCTGGTGCCTGACCGTCTCATTCACCCACCCGCACGACCCCTATGTGGCGCGCCGCCAGTATTGGGACCTCTACGACGACTGCCCTGCACTCGACCCCGAAGTCGGCTTCATTTCGGCCGAACGGCAGGACCCGCATTCGCAGCGCCTGTATCTCGCCAGCGACTATGCCAGTTTCGACATCACGCCCGAGCAGGTGCGCCGATCGCGTCGCGGCTACTTCGCCAACATCTCCTACATCGACGACAAGCTCGGCGAGCTGCTGTCGGTGCTCGAACGCACGCGCATGCTCGACGACACGGTCATCCTGTTCTGTTCCGACCATGGCGATATGCTCGGCGAGCGTGGCCTGTGGTTCAAGATGTGCTTCTACGAGGGCTCGGCGCGCGTCCCCCTGATGGTCGCGGGCAAGGCCCTGTCGGCGGGCCTGATCGAGGCGCCGACCTCCAATCTCGATGTGCTGCCGACGCTGTGCGACCTCGCCGGTATCGACCTCTCTGATATCGCGCCCTGGACCGACGGCCAGTCGCTGCTGCCGCTGGCGCGTGGTGAACAACGCTCTGCCCCGGTGCTCATGGAATACGCCGCCGAAGGCTCCTATGCGCCGCTTGTCGCCATCCGCGACGGCCGCTTCAAGTTCGTCCACTGCGAGATCGATCCGCCACAACTGTTTGATCTGGAATCGGATCCCCGCGAGCTCCGCAACCTCGCCACGGACCCTGCTCACGCCGACCTGGTCGTCAGCTTCATGGCCAGGGTCCGCGCCCGCTGGGACATGGCCGGCTTCGACGCTGCCGTGCGCGAAAGCCAGGCCCGCCGCTGGGTCATCTATCCCGCCCTGCGCAACGGCGCCTACTACCCGTGGGATTTCCAGCCGCTGCAAAAAGCGTCCGAGCGCTACATGCGCAACCACATGGATCTCAACGTGCTCGAAGAGCGCAAGCGTTTCCCGAGAGGCGAATGA
- a CDS encoding threonine/serine dehydratase, which produces MMTTLVPGLDRLREAYAETSQATQLTPLLESAVLARETGAARVFVKAESLQWSGSFKARGAYWRLKQLSSHEAKRGVVAFSSGNFAQGLAAAGQSLGIPVTIVMPIDAPAAKREATKGYGARVVLTDHGDRAREEVAAAKAREISETEGLVLLHPFDDPEIVAGQAGAGLEALDQLASKGVTADIVLCPVGGGGLIGGVALAFHHLSPSTEVFAVEPEGFNGLGASLANGTLSAVPLAEKSICDGLMARRPGEAPFAAITTTNVRALTVDDASVRRAMTTAFERLKLVLEPSGASSLAALLGGKVDVAGKTVLVVATGGNVSLADFLVHVNNA; this is translated from the coding sequence ATGATGACCACTCTTGTTCCAGGCCTCGACCGGCTGCGCGAGGCCTATGCCGAGACGTCGCAGGCGACGCAACTCACGCCGCTGCTCGAATCCGCCGTGCTCGCCCGTGAGACCGGTGCAGCGCGTGTGTTCGTCAAGGCAGAGTCGCTGCAATGGTCCGGCTCGTTCAAGGCACGCGGCGCCTATTGGCGGCTGAAACAGCTTTCATCGCATGAAGCCAAACGCGGCGTGGTCGCCTTCTCATCAGGCAACTTCGCCCAGGGTCTCGCCGCGGCCGGCCAGTCGCTCGGCATTCCCGTCACCATCGTCATGCCCATCGACGCGCCCGCCGCCAAGCGCGAGGCGACCAAGGGCTATGGCGCGCGCGTCGTCCTCACCGACCATGGCGACCGCGCCCGCGAAGAGGTCGCTGCCGCCAAGGCGCGCGAGATCTCCGAGACCGAAGGGCTGGTCCTGCTCCACCCGTTCGACGATCCCGAGATCGTCGCCGGCCAGGCCGGCGCCGGCCTCGAAGCGCTCGACCAACTGGCGTCAAAGGGTGTTACGGCCGACATCGTGCTCTGCCCCGTCGGCGGCGGCGGGCTGATCGGCGGCGTGGCTTTGGCCTTCCATCACCTTTCGCCGTCGACCGAAGTGTTTGCCGTGGAGCCCGAAGGCTTCAACGGCCTGGGCGCGTCGCTTGCCAATGGCACGCTATCTGCCGTGCCGCTGGCGGAGAAATCGATCTGCGACGGGCTGATGGCGCGCCGGCCGGGCGAAGCGCCCTTTGCCGCCATCACGACCACCAATGTTCGCGCGCTGACCGTCGACGACGCATCCGTCCGCCGCGCGATGACCACGGCCTTCGAGCGGCTGAAGCTCGTGCTCGAGCCATCGGGCGCCTCGTCGCTGGCGGCACTTCTGGGAGGAAAGGTCGACGTGGCCGGCAAGACCGTGCTCGTCGTCGCAACCGGCGGCAACGTCTCGCTCGCCGACTTTTTGGTTCATGTGAACAATGCTTGA
- the betA gene encoding choline dehydrogenase: MLEADFVIVGSGSAGSAMAYRLSGDGKHSVIVIEYGGTDFGPLIQMPSALSIPLNMSRYDWGFSSEPEPHLGGRVLATPRGKVLGGSSSINGMVYVRGHAHDFDHWAEQGATGWGYADVLPYFKRMEHSNGGEEGWRGTSGPLNVQRGPRKNPLYQAFVDAGRQAGFELTEDYNGSKQEGFGAMEQTIHGGRRWSVANAYLRPALKRGNVRIVNGFARRVVIENQRATGVEIEARGKIQVVKARREVIVSASSINSPKLLMLSGIGPAEHLKKHGISVVADRRGVGQNLQDHMELYIQQESTQPITLHSVFNPFSKALIGAEWLLFKTGLGATNHFEAAAFVRSKSGVDYPDIQFHFLPAAVRYDGKAAAKSHGFQAHVGPMRSKSRGAITLRSGDPWDKPEIRFNYMSHPDDWEDFRHCIRLTREIFSQSAFDPFRGSEISPGSHVQSDEQLDAFIREHSESAYHPCGTCRMGRADDPTSVVDPECRVIGVDGLRVADSSIFPRVTNGNLNGPSIMTGEKASDHILGRTPLAPSNQEPWINPRWQVSDR; encoded by the coding sequence ATGCTTGAAGCAGATTTCGTAATCGTCGGCTCCGGCTCCGCCGGCTCGGCCATGGCCTACCGCCTGTCGGGGGACGGCAAGCACTCCGTCATCGTCATCGAATATGGCGGCACCGATTTCGGGCCGCTGATCCAGATGCCGTCGGCGCTGTCGATCCCGCTCAACATGAGCCGCTACGACTGGGGCTTTTCCAGCGAGCCCGAACCGCATCTCGGCGGCCGTGTTCTCGCCACCCCGCGCGGCAAAGTACTCGGCGGCTCGTCCTCGATCAACGGCATGGTCTATGTCCGCGGCCATGCGCATGATTTCGACCATTGGGCCGAGCAGGGCGCCACCGGCTGGGGTTATGCCGACGTGCTGCCCTACTTCAAGCGCATGGAGCATTCGAACGGCGGCGAGGAAGGCTGGCGCGGCACATCGGGTCCGCTCAACGTGCAGCGCGGCCCGCGCAAGAACCCGCTCTACCAGGCATTCGTCGACGCCGGCAGGCAGGCCGGTTTCGAGCTGACCGAAGACTATAACGGGTCTAAGCAGGAAGGCTTTGGCGCCATGGAGCAGACGATCCATGGCGGGCGCCGCTGGTCGGTCGCCAACGCCTATCTCAGGCCGGCGCTGAAACGCGGAAATGTTCGCATCGTCAATGGCTTCGCGCGCCGCGTAGTGATCGAGAATCAACGTGCGACCGGTGTCGAGATCGAAGCTCGCGGGAAGATCCAGGTCGTTAAGGCACGACGTGAGGTGATCGTCTCAGCCTCGTCGATCAATTCGCCGAAGCTGTTGATGCTGTCGGGCATCGGCCCGGCCGAGCACCTGAAGAAGCACGGCATATCAGTCGTCGCCGACAGGCGCGGCGTCGGCCAGAATCTCCAGGACCACATGGAGCTCTACATCCAGCAGGAATCGACCCAGCCGATCACCCTGCACTCGGTCTTCAACCCGTTCTCCAAGGCGCTGATCGGCGCGGAGTGGCTGCTGTTCAAGACCGGCCTCGGCGCGACCAACCATTTCGAGGCCGCAGCCTTCGTGCGCTCGAAATCAGGCGTCGACTATCCCGACATCCAGTTCCACTTCCTGCCGGCAGCCGTTCGCTACGACGGCAAGGCGGCGGCGAAGTCGCACGGCTTCCAGGCCCATGTCGGTCCGATGCGGTCGAAGTCGCGCGGCGCGATCACCCTTCGCTCCGGCGACCCGTGGGACAAGCCGGAGATCCGTTTCAACTACATGTCGCATCCCGACGATTGGGAAGACTTCCGCCACTGCATCCGCTTGACCCGCGAGATCTTCAGCCAGTCCGCCTTCGATCCGTTCCGCGGCAGCGAGATTTCGCCCGGCAGCCATGTGCAATCCGACGAACAGCTCGACGCCTTCATCCGCGAGCATTCCGAAAGCGCCTACCATCCCTGCGGCACCTGCCGCATGGGCCGTGCCGACGATCCGACCAGCGTTGTCGATCCGGAGTGCCGGGTGATCGGCGTCGACGGCCTGCGCGTCGCCGACTCCTCGATCTTCCCGCGCGTCACCAACGGCAACCTCAACGGCCCGTCGATCATGACCGGTGAAAAGGCGTCCGACCACATATTGGGGCGGACACCGCTCGCGCCGTCGAACCAGGAGCCGTGGATCAATCCGCGCTGGCAGGTCTCCGACAGATAG
- the betB gene encoding betaine-aldehyde dehydrogenase codes for MRAQPKASHYVNGRYIDDERGAAIPVIYPATGETIAELRSATPNIVELAVEAAREAQPAWARLKPVERGRILRRAADILRARNEELSRIETLDTGKAIQETLVADAASAADCLEYFAGAVAAFNGDYVDLGGPFAYTKREALGVCVGIGAWNYPIQIAGWKSAPALAMGNAMVFKPSENTPLSALALAEIYTEAGLPDGLFNVVQGYGDVGAALAAHPIVDKISLTGSVPTGKKVLSLAGSHMKHATMELGGKSPIIVFDDADLENAVGGAMLGNFYSTGQVCSNGTRVFVQKGLHDRFVERLVERTKSIRIGDPLDPETQMGPLVSKAQHDKVLDYIAVGQREGAELRCGGGVPSLQGFEGGNFVEPTVFTGVTDTMRIAREEIFGPVMSVLSFDSEEEVITRANDTEFGLAAGVFTKDIMRGHRVIGELKAGTCWINAYNLTPVEIPFGGAKQSGIGRENSLAALSHYSQLKTVYVETGDVASPY; via the coding sequence ATGCGCGCCCAGCCCAAAGCTTCGCACTATGTCAACGGCCGCTACATCGACGACGAGCGCGGGGCAGCGATCCCGGTCATCTATCCGGCAACCGGCGAGACCATCGCCGAGTTGCGGTCGGCGACGCCCAACATCGTCGAGCTGGCGGTCGAAGCGGCGCGCGAGGCGCAGCCGGCCTGGGCGCGGCTGAAGCCGGTCGAGCGTGGCCGGATCCTGCGCCGTGCCGCCGACATACTGCGTGCCCGCAACGAGGAACTGTCGCGCATCGAGACGCTCGACACCGGCAAGGCGATACAGGAGACGCTGGTGGCCGACGCAGCCTCAGCCGCCGATTGTCTTGAGTACTTCGCCGGTGCGGTCGCTGCCTTCAACGGCGACTATGTCGATCTCGGCGGCCCCTTCGCCTACACCAAGCGCGAGGCGCTCGGCGTCTGCGTCGGCATCGGCGCCTGGAACTATCCGATCCAGATCGCCGGCTGGAAGTCGGCCCCGGCGCTCGCCATGGGCAACGCCATGGTGTTCAAGCCGTCCGAGAACACCCCGCTGTCGGCGCTGGCGCTGGCCGAGATCTACACCGAGGCCGGCCTCCCCGATGGCTTGTTCAACGTCGTCCAGGGTTATGGCGATGTTGGCGCAGCACTTGCCGCCCATCCCATCGTCGACAAGATCTCGCTCACCGGTTCGGTGCCGACGGGCAAGAAGGTGCTGTCGCTCGCCGGCTCGCACATGAAGCACGCGACGATGGAACTCGGCGGCAAGTCGCCGATCATCGTCTTCGACGACGCCGATCTCGAAAACGCCGTTGGCGGTGCCATGCTCGGCAATTTCTACTCGACCGGTCAGGTCTGCTCCAACGGCACCCGCGTGTTTGTCCAGAAGGGCCTGCACGACCGCTTCGTCGAGCGTCTGGTCGAACGTACCAAGTCGATCCGCATCGGCGACCCGCTCGACCCTGAAACACAGATGGGCCCACTGGTCAGCAAGGCCCAGCACGACAAGGTTCTTGATTACATCGCCGTCGGCCAGCGCGAGGGCGCCGAGCTCCGCTGCGGTGGCGGGGTGCCGTCGCTGCAAGGTTTCGAGGGTGGCAACTTCGTCGAGCCGACCGTGTTCACTGGCGTCACCGACACCATGCGCATCGCCCGCGAGGAGATCTTCGGCCCTGTCATGAGCGTGCTGTCCTTCGACAGCGAAGAAGAGGTGATCACCCGGGCCAACGACACCGAGTTCGGCCTCGCCGCCGGCGTGTTCACCAAGGATATCATGCGCGGCCATCGCGTCATCGGCGAGCTCAAGGCCGGCACCTGCTGGATCAACGCCTACAATCTGACGCCGGTCGAAATCCCCTTCGGCGGCGCCAAGCAATCGGGCATCGGCCGCGAGAACTCGCTCGCCGCCCTGTCGCACTATTCGCAGCTGAAGACTGTCTATGTCGAGACAGGCGACGTCGCGAGCCCGTACTGA